A section of the Salvelinus fontinalis isolate EN_2023a chromosome 33, ASM2944872v1, whole genome shotgun sequence genome encodes:
- the LOC129831875 gene encoding homeobox protein BarH-like 2 — protein sequence MHCQAELRLSSSGQLKAARRRYKTFMIDEILSKETCDYFEKLSLYSVCPSLIVRPKPLHSCSGSSSLRAYPLLSVITRQPPHLSQPSSPGRVPNLTLLSPQHHSRVSEPSHSETPVSISSESDTEHSTPRLKKPRRSRTIFTELQLMGLEKKFQKQKYLSTPDRLDLAQSLGLTQLQVKTWYQNRRMKWKKMVLKGGQEAPTKPKGRPKKNSIPTTEEIEAEERLARLAEDERMRIAAGEALAHGKAPQSEPQNLSTVTGETETHNPTAVSEGRVQREQPLPMQSEIHATS from the exons ATGCACTGTCAAGCCGAGTTGAGACTCTCCTCCTCCGGGCAGCTGAAAGCAGCCAGGCGTCGCTACAAGACTTTTATGATTGACGAAATTCTTTCCAAGGAAACATGTGATTACTTTGAGAAACTTTCTCTTTACTCAGTATGCCCTTCACTCATCGTTAGGCCTAAACCTCTGCACTCATGTTCGG GTTCCTCCTCACTGCGGGCCTACCCCCTCCTATCAGTCATCACGCGGCAGCCCCCTCACCTTTCCCAGCCCTCCTCCCCCGGCCGGGTTCCCAACCTGACCCTACTCTCCCCCCAGCACCACTCCCGGGTCTCCGAGCCCTCCCACAGCGAGACACCTGTCAGCATCAGCAGCGAGTCAGACACGGAGCACAGCACCCCCCGGCTAAAGAAGCCTAGACGCAGCCGCACCATCTTCACCGAGCTGCAGCTCATGGGCCTGGAGAAGAAGTTCCAGAAACAGAAGTACCTCTCCACCCCTGATAG ACTAGACCTGGCCCAGTCCCTAGGCCTCACACAACTTCAGGTGAAGACCTGGTACCAGAACAGAAGGATGAAGTGGAAGAAAATG GTGctgaagggaggacaggaggcCCCCACCAAGCCCAAGGGCAGGCCCAAGAAGAACTCCATCCCCACCACCGAGGAGATCGAGGCAGAGGAAAGGCTGGCCAGGCTGGctgaggatgagaggatgaggatCGCAGCCGGAGAGGCCTTGGCCCACGGAAAAGCTCCCCAATCGGAACCCCAGAACCTCAGCACGGTCACCGGGGAAACAGAGACCCACAATCCCACGGCGGTGAGCGAGGGTCGAGTTCAGCGAGAGCAGCCACTCCCAATGCAGTCAGAGATACACGCCACCAGCTAA